In Raphanus sativus cultivar WK10039 chromosome 5, ASM80110v3, whole genome shotgun sequence, the following proteins share a genomic window:
- the LOC108857812 gene encoding pentatricopeptide repeat-containing protein At3g03580 yields MEALVLVVNSMVSAAISKALSSSSNLKDLRRIHALVISLGLERSDFFSGKLIDKYSHLREPHSSLSVFQRVSPAKNVYLWNSIIRALSRNGLFSKALDFYGKLRESEVSPDKYTFPPVVRACAGLFDKEMGDSVYERIIELGFGSDLYVGNAVVDMYSRMGLLGRARKVFDEMPVRDVVSWNSLISGFSSHGYYEEAVELYRELRSYSIAPDSFTVTSVLSAFGNLRVVKEGQGLHGFVVKSGVGSVVVVNNGLLSMYLKLSRPRDARRVFDGMVVRDSVSYNTMICGYFNLEMYEESVRMFSEDLDQFKADILTVSSILRACGHLGDLSLVKYVHEYMIRGEFLFGTTVGNILIDVYAKCGDVMAARDVFKSMECKDTVSWNSIINGYIQSGDLLEAMRLFKMMMMMDEQADHVTYLMLLSVSTRLADLKFGRGLHSNATKSGISSDVSVSNALIDMYAKCGEGGDSLQIFNSMETRDTVTWNMVISACVRSGDFASGLQVTTQMRNSGVVPDMATFLVILPMCASLAAKRLGKEIHCCLLRFGYESELPIGNALIEMYSKCGCLKSSLKVFEHMSRRDVVTWTGMIYAYGMYGEGENALAAFADMEKAGVVPDDVVFIAIIYACSHSGLVEEGLACFEKMKTQYKIEPVMEHYACVVDLLSRSQKISKAEEFIQAMPVKPDASVWASLLRACRTSGDMETAERVSKKIVELNPDDPGYSILASNAYAALRKWDKVSLIRKSLKDKERKKNPGYSWIEVSKKVHVFSAGDVSAPQFEAIHESLEMLYSLMAKEGYVPDPRGVSQNLEEEEEKRRLVCGHSERLAIAFGLLNTEPGTPLQVMKNLRVCGDCHEVTKLISKIVGREILVRDANRFHLFKDGTCSCNDRW; encoded by the exons ATGGAAGCTCTTGTTCTCGTTGTTAA CTCAATGGTGTCAGCTGCCATCTCGAAAGCTCTTTCATCATCATCCAACCTCAAAGACCTTCGCCGAATCCACGCCCTCGTCATCTCTCTAGGCCTCGAACGCTCGGACTTCTTCTCCGGCAAGCTCATCGACAAATACTCCCATCTCCGGGAGCCCCACTCCTCCCTCTCCGTTTTCCAACGAGTTTCCCCGGCGAAGAATGTCTACCTCTGGAACTCGATCATCAGAGCGCTTTCTCGGAACGGTTTGTTCTCCAAAGCTCTCGACTTTTACGGGAAGCTCCGCGAATCCGAGGTTTCGCCTGATAAGTACACGTTCCCTCCCGTCGTCAGAGCCTGCGCGGGGCTGTTCGATAAGGAGATGGGAGATTCGGTTTACGAACGGATAATCGAATTAGGGTTTGGATCTGATTTGTATGTTGGCAATGCGGTTGTTGATATGTACTCGAGGATGGGGTTGTTGGGCAGAGCGCGGaaggtgttcgacgaaatgcctgTGAGAGATGTCGTTTCTTGGAACAGTTTGATCTCCGGGTTTAGCTCTCATGGTTACTACGAGGAAGCTGTGGAGCTCTATCGTGAACTGAGAAGTTATTCGATTGCGCCGGATTCGTTTACGGTGACTAGTGTTCTGTCTGCGTTTGGGAATCTGCGGGTTGTTAAAGAAGGACAGGGGCTTCATGGTTTTGTTGTGAAGTCTGGTGTTGGCTCCGTCGTGGTGGTTAACAATGGGCTGCTCTCGATGTACTTGAAACTAAGCAGACCAAGGGATGCGAGACGAGTTTTTGATGGGATGGTTGTGCGAGATTCCGTCAGTTATAATACTATGATCTGTGGGTACTTCAACTTAGAGATGTATGAAGAATCTGTGCGGATGTTTTCGGAGGATTTGGATCAGTTCAAGGCTGATATTTTAACGGTTAGCTCTATTCTCCGTGCATGTGGACACTTGGGAGACTTAAGCTTAGTTAAGTACGTTCATGAATACATGATAAGAGGTGAATTTTTGTTTGGAACTACTGTGGGTAACATTCTGATCGATGTGTACGCAAAGTGTGGTGATGTGATGGCGGCAAGAGATGTGTTCAAGAGCATGGAATGTAAGGATACTGTTTCGTGGAACTCGATAATCAATGGGTATATACAAAGCGGAGATCTTTTGGAAGCTATGAGACTCtttaagatgatgatgatgatggacgAGCAAGCGGATCATGTCACTTACTTGATGCTTTTATCTGTCTCAACTCGTTTAGCAGACTTGAAATTTGGCAGAGGGCTACACTCCAACGCGACAAAATCTGGTATTAGTTCAGATGTTTCTGTTAGTAATGCTCTGATTGATATGTATGCTAAGTGCGGAGAAGGAGGAGATTCTCTGCAGATATTCAATAGCATGGAAACTCGAGATACAGTAACATGGAACATGGTTATTTCAGCGTGTGTTCGTTCTGGAGATTTCGCAAGTGGTTTGCAGGTAACTACACAGATGAGGAACAGTGGAGTGGTGCCTGATATGGCTACTTTCTTAGTTATATTGCCAATGTGTGCTTCACTTGCTGCTAAACGACTAGGCAAGGAGATCCACTGTTGTCTGTTAAGGTTTGGGTATGAATCAGAGTTGCCAATAGGGAATGCACTGATTGAAATGTACTCAAAATGTGGTTGTTTAAAGAGTTCCTTAAAAGTCTTCGAACATATGAGTAGAAGAGATGTTGTGACATGGACAGGGATGATCTACGCATACGGAATGTACGGCGAAGGCGAGAATGCTCTTGCAGCTTTCGCCGATATGGAAAAAGCCGGTGTTGTTCCGGATGATGTTGTCTTCATTGCCATCATCTACGCTTGCAGCCACTCTGGTTTGGTGGAAGAAGGGTTGGCTTGCTTCGAGAAAATGAAAACTCAGTACAAGATCGAACCGGTGATGGAACACTACGCTTGTGTGGTGGATTTGTTGTCAAGGTCTCAGAAGATTTCGAAAGCCGAGGAGTTTATTCAAGCGATGCCGGTAAAACCTGATGCTAGTGTATGGGCATCTCTGCTACGAGCTTGTAGAACAAGCGGGGACATGGAGACTGCGGAAAGAGTGTCTAAGAAGATCGTTGAACTGAACCCGGATGATCCAGGCTACTCGATTCTAGCGTCAAATGCGTATGCAGCGTTGAGAAAGTGGGACAAAGTGAGCCTAATCCGAAAATCCCTTAaagataaagaaagaaagaagaacccTGGATATAGCTGGATTGAAGTGAGTAAAAAAGTTCATGTGTTCAGTGCAGGAGATGTTTCAGCTCCTCAGTTCGAAGCCATACACGAGTCATTGGAGATGCTTTACAGTCTGATGGCTAAAGAAGGGTATGTTCCTGATCCACGGGGCGTGTCGCAGAATctagaggaagaggaagagaagagacgTTTAGTATGTGGTCACAGTGAGAGGCTAGCGATTGCGTTTGGACTGTTGAACACAGAACCAGGGACTCCACTGCAAGTGATGAAGAACCTTCGTGTCTGTGGTGACTGTCATGAAGTCACGAAGCTGATATCGAAGATTGTAGGACGTGAGATATTAGTTAGGGATGCTAATCGGTTCCATCTCTTCAAAGACGGGACTTGTAGCTGCAATGATCGGTGGTGA
- the LOC130495190 gene encoding protein TRI1-like, producing MSSVAARVFRGCRTLLAPASRAAATSSLLSSSRSLTTVTAGGTKKSAAKPKPKSKPDSPAKKKTPRTTGIFKATPVSPALAQFLGTGETTRTDAVKEVWTYVKSHDLQNPADKREIFCDEKLKQIFEGKDKVGFLEVTKLLSTHFVKTA from the exons ATGTCTTCCGTTGCAGCTAGGGTTTTCAGGGGATGCAGAACGCTTCTAGCTCCTGCGTCTCGAGCCGCCGCCACCTCTTCCCTGCTCTCTTCCTCGAGGAGCTTAACCACTGTCACCGCCGGAGGCACCAAGAAGTCGGCGGCGAAACCTAAGCCAAAGTCGAAACCAGACTCTCCGGCGAAGAAGAAGACGCCGAGGACTACCGGAATCTTCAAGGCCACCCCTGTCTCTCCCGCTCTCGCTCAGTTCCTCGGTACTGGTGAAACCACACGCACCGACGCCGTCAAAGAGGTTTGGACCTATGTCAAGTCCCACGACCTTCAG AATCCTGCTGACAAGAGGGAGATCTTCTGCGACGAGAAGCTGAAGCAAATCTTCGAAGGCAAAGACAAGGTCGGGTTTCTGGAGGTCACAAAGCTCTTGTCCACTCACTTCGTGAAGACTGCTTGA